The sequence ATAAGTTCAATAGATAAAATAGCGGTTTCAACTGGTCCCGGAAGTTTTACAGGTATAAGGGTTGGATTATCATGCGCAAAAACAATGGCGCAGGTTTTAGATATTCCTATAGTAGGGATTGATACAATAGAAATTTTAAGAGCTTCAATGCCTGAAAAGGGCCATAATGTTATAGGTGTAATAGACGCATTAAGAAATGAAGTTTTTGTAAAAAACAAAAATGGAAAAATTGTTTTAAAAAATAATGAGGATTATTGGAAAGAACTCAAAAGTCTAAATTCTAAATTTTGCATTTTAGGGAATGCTTCAATAACTTATAAAAATGAAATAAATAATATTTTAAAAAAATATGCTATCATTAATTCCTCTGATTTTAATTATCCAAAAGCCGGTGTTCTTGCTTTGATGGCAGAAAAGCTTAACGGGAAAAATTATAGGTTAATCGAACCTCTTTATATCAGAAGATCATGGGCTGAGGAGAAAAAATAGGGGTGTTCACGAACAAACAGGTTACTGCGGGTCGTTGGACTAAGGATGTTTAGTCTTTTTGTAACTTAAAGAATTCAGTTGTTAAATGCTACAAAGAAAGACCAAAGAACTCATAAAGGAGATTTATCATGGATTGGGGAATGGAAAATAGGTTGTCAAAACTTATCAAAAGCGACGGTCGTTGTTTCTTTTTACCTATTGATCACGGATATTTTCAAGGGCCGACTACATGTTTAGAAATACCGGGCAAAACCATAGAACCGCTTTTGCCCTATTGTGATGCACTGTTTGTAACAAGAGGAGTATTGCGTTCGTGTGTGAAAGCGACGAAAGATATTCCCA is a genomic window of Elusimicrobiota bacterium containing:
- the tsaB gene encoding tRNA (adenosine(37)-N6)-threonylcarbamoyltransferase complex dimerization subunit type 1 TsaB codes for the protein MRILAIETSGATFSLALAENNRIILEKFWKSALKHSEKLIPALKQLLKKAKWKISSIDKIAVSTGPGSFTGIRVGLSCAKTMAQVLDIPIVGIDTIEILRASMPEKGHNVIGVIDALRNEVFVKNKNGKIVLKNNEDYWKELKSLNSKFCILGNASITYKNEINNILKKYAIINSSDFNYPKAGVLALMAEKLNGKNYRLIEPLYIRRSWAEEKK